One stretch of Vulpes lagopus strain Blue_001 chromosome X, ASM1834538v1, whole genome shotgun sequence DNA includes these proteins:
- the LOC121482626 gene encoding basic proline-rich protein-like: MEREGGPRSGGLGAWPVGPGKSQATCGRDWSGVTQPPGPGQGAPGLWPHVPLLPGARAGSGGPLAASPLQPRLRPAREPGGLPPLLVRTEAGPLMSPCPDRGKGYGCGAGPPGVKGGSLSVRRFWEAVEGQVQAKLPPLPPPPLPPPPPAPPPPPHPRPVPPRPAPGQASELAPFPFLGHLLQRPTTALRATRTVKERLPESCLCVPMPTLAPELVINGPAWSACQKGQAPRDCQWPLLSRRDTGTSPPGQASPGSHRAAAQGIANAFRLMAVLHQQCQPALPPGPLPPPFAEEKRPSAGHPGSNMAAPVSGPLSL, from the exons ATGGAGCGCGAGGGAGGTCCGAGGtccgggggcctgggggcctggccgGTCGGGCCCGGGAAGTCCCAAGCCACGTGTGGGCGGGACTGGAGCGGGGTGACGCAGCCACCCGGGCCGGGCCAGGGGGCGCCGGGCCTGTGGCCGCACGTGCCCCTTCTCCCGGGAGCTAGAGCAGGATCCGGGGGGCCGTTGGCCgccagccccctgcagccccgcctACGACCCGCACGGGAACCTGGAGGGCTGCCGCCACTGCTGGTGCGGACGGAGGCGGGGCCCCTGATGTCCCCGTGTCCGGATCGCGGGAAGGGGTACGGGTGTGGAGCCGGGCCACCCGGTGTCAAGGGGGGGTCCTTGAGCGTGCGGCGGTTTTGGGAGGCGGTGGAGGG CCAAGTCCAGGCCAAGCTGCCGCCGCTCCCGCCACCACCGCTCCCGCCACCACCGCCAgcaccgccaccgccaccacaCCCCCGTcccgtcccgccccgccccgccccgggccaggCCTCTGAGCTAGCCCCGTTTCCCTTTCTGGGCCACCTTCTCCAACGTCCCACCACAGCCCTCAGGGCAACAAGGACAGTCAAGGAACGGCTGCCTGAATCCTGCCTCTGCGTCCCAATGCCAACGCTTGCTCCAGAGCTGGTCATCAACGGACCAGCGTGGAGCGCCTGCCAAAAGGGCCAGGCGCCTCGCGATTGCCAATGGCCCCTTCTGTCCCGCCGGGACACTGGGACTTCACCCCCGGGCCAGGCGTCCCCTGGAAGCCACCGGGCGGCGGCTCAGGGGATCGCCAACGCGTTCCGCTTGATGGCAGTGTTGCACCAGCAATGCCAACCGGCCCTTCCCCCAgggcctctccctccgccctttGCCGAAGAAAAAAGGCCAAGCGCTGGCCACCCGGGCTCCAACATGGCGGCCCCCGTGTCTGGGCCGCTTTCGCTTTAG